One stretch of Caldalkalibacillus uzonensis DNA includes these proteins:
- the dprA gene encoding DNA-processing protein DprA translates to MRDLLLGLVMTPGIGWKTIYDLLRQGVDETGFNLSAAQWKAAFQRLTNKQAQALSQTLNLDKINSIKQQLFNNDIDYLTITDEHYPALLKEIAQPPWLLFAKGNLQLLKRTCLAVVGSRKTTAYGQTITKQIVPKLCEEGLCIVSGMALGIDAYAHQAALEAGGDTIAVLGAGINVIYPEQNRRLYHRLVEHGLILSEYPPQTAPHPGFFPQRNRIIAGLSYGVLVVEAAQKSGSLITAHYALEHGREIFAVPGSIFSRQSVGTNNLIQEHGAKLVTAHRDIVEELHHILPLNKQPDSGKGAGLKEYQVADDKEKTVLALLNEEKVHINELHLKSGLSLSDIQRILLKLEMKKLVISLPGSFYQKQGLPSGSD, encoded by the coding sequence ATGCGGGATCTATTGTTGGGACTGGTCATGACACCTGGTATCGGGTGGAAAACGATTTATGATTTGCTGCGGCAGGGGGTGGATGAGACAGGATTCAACTTAAGCGCAGCGCAGTGGAAAGCAGCATTTCAACGTTTAACAAATAAACAAGCACAAGCATTAAGCCAGACACTGAACCTAGATAAGATAAATAGTATTAAACAGCAATTATTTAACAATGATATTGATTACCTTACCATTACCGATGAACATTATCCTGCCTTGTTGAAGGAGATAGCCCAGCCGCCCTGGCTTTTGTTTGCCAAAGGGAATCTGCAGCTTTTAAAGAGGACTTGCTTGGCTGTGGTTGGTTCACGGAAAACCACCGCTTATGGCCAGACAATTACCAAACAAATCGTTCCCAAATTGTGCGAAGAAGGGCTGTGTATCGTCAGCGGCATGGCCCTAGGGATTGATGCTTATGCTCATCAAGCGGCCCTTGAAGCTGGGGGTGACACCATTGCTGTGCTGGGAGCCGGGATTAATGTGATATATCCTGAACAAAATCGGCGTTTGTATCACAGGCTGGTAGAGCACGGTCTGATTCTTTCCGAATATCCGCCTCAAACAGCCCCCCATCCCGGGTTTTTTCCGCAACGGAACCGCATTATTGCCGGACTGAGCTACGGTGTGCTTGTCGTGGAGGCAGCTCAAAAAAGTGGCTCACTGATTACGGCCCACTATGCCCTTGAACATGGCCGGGAGATATTCGCTGTTCCTGGTTCTATCTTCAGCCGTCAATCGGTGGGGACAAACAACCTGATTCAGGAGCACGGGGCCAAACTAGTGACTGCTCATCGGGACATTGTGGAAGAATTGCACCATATCCTCCCCCTGAATAAACAGCCGGATTCGGGCAAGGGAGCAGGATTAAAGGAGTACCAAGTGGCAGATGATAAAGAAAAGACAGTACTGGCGTTGTTAAATGAAGAAAAGGTGCATATTAATGAACTACATCTCAAAAGCGGACTCTCCTTAAGTGACATCCAGCGTATATTGCTTAAGCTGGAAATGAAGAAGCTGGTCATATCCCTGCCCGGTTCCTTTTACCAAAAGCAAGGACTCCCTTCCGGCTCTGATTAA
- the topA gene encoding type I DNA topoisomerase, with translation MPDALVIVESPAKAKTIGKYLGKKYVVKASMGHVRDLPKSQMGVDIDNGFSPKYITIRGKGKVLKELRDAAKRVKHVYLAADPDREGEAIAWHLAHSLEIDAQSNCRVVFNEITKQAIKEAFKHPRSINMDLVYAQQARRILDRLVGYNISPLLWKKVKKGLSAGRVQSVAVKLIIDRENEIKAFKPEEYWSITAYLTKDDQRFEAKFYGVEGHKQDLKNEADVKTILEKIEGQPLVVRSVQKKERKRNPVSPFITSTLQQEAARKLNFKAAKTMMLAQQLYEGIDLGKEGSTGLITYMRTDSTRISNLAKEEAAQFIKENYGEEYLGKSSGGGKQNQKAQDAHEAIRPTSVMRTPQSVKKYLSRDQFRLYRLIWERFVASQMAPAVMDTMTVDLEANGVTFRATGSKVKFPGFMKVYIEDNDDGKKEENRFLPELTEGERLEAEEIEPKQHFTQPPPRYTEARLVKTLEEKGIGRPSTYAPTLDTIQKRGYVTLEDRRFVPTELGEIVIELMEEFFPEILDVGFTAEMEQHLDEIEEGKENWQKILDEFYAGFEKRLQVADEQMKNVEIEDEVADEECEKCGRHMVYKIGRYGKFLACSGFPECRNTKPIVKEIGVQCPTCTKGQIVERKSKRNRVFYGCSEYPDCDFVSWDKPLPRPCPKCNSLLVEKRSKKHIKVQCTQCDYEETSQ, from the coding sequence ATGCCTGACGCACTTGTAATCGTCGAGTCTCCCGCTAAAGCGAAAACAATCGGTAAATACCTTGGAAAAAAATATGTTGTTAAAGCTTCAATGGGACACGTTCGCGATTTGCCAAAAAGTCAAATGGGTGTCGATATTGATAATGGTTTTAGCCCTAAATATATTACGATCAGAGGAAAAGGGAAAGTCCTTAAGGAACTGCGTGATGCGGCCAAAAGAGTAAAACATGTCTACTTAGCCGCCGACCCTGACCGGGAAGGGGAAGCCATAGCCTGGCACCTGGCCCACAGCCTGGAGATAGATGCTCAATCTAACTGCCGGGTTGTCTTTAACGAAATCACTAAACAGGCGATTAAAGAAGCATTTAAGCATCCCCGCAGCATTAATATGGATCTTGTTTATGCCCAGCAAGCACGGCGGATCCTCGACCGGCTTGTGGGTTATAATATCAGTCCGCTCTTGTGGAAAAAAGTAAAAAAAGGATTAAGTGCTGGCCGTGTCCAATCTGTTGCGGTTAAACTGATCATCGATCGTGAGAATGAGATTAAGGCGTTTAAACCGGAAGAGTATTGGAGTATTACCGCTTACTTAACCAAGGACGATCAGCGTTTCGAAGCCAAGTTTTACGGAGTGGAAGGCCACAAGCAAGACTTAAAAAACGAAGCTGACGTTAAAACAATTCTTGAGAAAATCGAGGGCCAGCCTCTGGTGGTGCGGTCGGTTCAGAAGAAAGAGCGGAAGCGCAACCCGGTCAGCCCGTTTATTACCTCTACGTTGCAGCAGGAAGCAGCCCGCAAATTAAACTTTAAAGCAGCCAAAACCATGATGCTGGCTCAGCAATTGTATGAGGGGATTGATTTGGGCAAAGAAGGCTCAACCGGTCTTATTACCTACATGCGCACCGATTCGACCCGTATTTCCAACTTGGCCAAGGAAGAAGCTGCCCAATTTATTAAAGAGAACTACGGTGAAGAATACCTGGGCAAAAGCAGCGGAGGAGGCAAACAAAATCAAAAAGCTCAAGATGCCCACGAAGCGATCCGCCCTACCTCAGTGATGCGTACCCCTCAATCAGTGAAAAAGTATTTGTCACGAGATCAATTTCGGCTATACCGCTTAATCTGGGAGCGTTTTGTGGCCAGCCAGATGGCTCCGGCTGTGATGGATACCATGACCGTTGATTTAGAGGCAAACGGCGTCACTTTCCGTGCCACAGGATCAAAAGTGAAGTTTCCTGGTTTCATGAAGGTGTATATTGAAGATAATGATGATGGCAAAAAAGAAGAGAACCGCTTTCTCCCCGAATTAACTGAAGGTGAGCGTTTGGAAGCGGAAGAGATCGAACCGAAACAGCATTTTACCCAGCCGCCTCCCCGCTATACGGAAGCGAGACTGGTCAAAACCTTGGAGGAAAAAGGCATTGGCCGTCCCTCCACTTATGCGCCCACACTTGATACCATTCAGAAGCGGGGTTACGTCACCCTCGAAGACCGCCGCTTTGTGCCGACGGAATTAGGGGAAATTGTGATTGAATTAATGGAGGAGTTTTTTCCCGAGATTTTGGATGTGGGCTTTACAGCAGAGATGGAGCAGCATCTGGATGAAATTGAAGAGGGGAAAGAAAACTGGCAAAAAATCTTGGATGAATTTTATGCCGGGTTTGAAAAAAGGCTGCAGGTTGCCGATGAACAAATGAAAAATGTGGAGATTGAGGACGAGGTGGCTGATGAAGAATGTGAAAAATGCGGTCGCCACATGGTCTACAAAATTGGGCGTTACGGCAAATTTTTAGCATGCTCGGGATTCCCGGAATGTCGCAATACCAAACCCATTGTTAAAGAAATCGGGGTTCAGTGTCCGACGTGTACAAAGGGACAGATTGTGGAAAGAAAAAGTAAGAGGAACCGGGTTTTCTACGGTTGCAGTGAATATCCGGACTGTGATTTTGTTTCCTGGGATAAACCTTTGCCCCGTCCATGTCCCAAATGTAACAGCCTTTTGGTGGAGAAGCGCTCGAAAAAACATATTAAAGTACAATGTACCCAATGTGACTATGAAGAAACATCACAGTAA
- the trmFO gene encoding FADH(2)-oxidizing methylenetetrahydrofolate--tRNA-(uracil(54)-C(5))-methyltransferase TrmFO: MTASRITVIGAGLAGSEAAWQIANRGIQVDLFEMRPVKMTPAHRSDRFAELVCSNSLRANSLTNAVGILKEEMRHLNSLIIHSADNCSVPAGGALAVDRDEFAGRITRAIEEHPNITVHRQEITSLPEGITVVATGPLTSDALSAKLRDLTGEEYLYFYDAAAPIVEKESINMDKVFIASRYDKGEAAYINCPMSEEEFDRFYEALISAESVPLKEFEKEIYFEGCMPIEVMAKRGKQTILFGPMKPVGLVNPRTGKQPFAVVQLRQDNSAGTLYNIVGFQTHLKWGDQKRVIQLIPGLEHAEIVRYGVMHRNTFINSPKLLKPTYQYKDRETLFFAGQMTGVEGYVESAASGLVAGINASRLAKGEKPLVFPQETAIGSLAHYITTADPANFQPMNANFGLFPPLPKKVKNKTERQEQQAERALRSIQNLIQNCHI; encoded by the coding sequence ATGACAGCCTCTCGCATCACCGTCATCGGGGCCGGCTTGGCGGGGAGTGAAGCAGCTTGGCAAATAGCTAACAGAGGGATCCAGGTGGATTTATTCGAGATGCGCCCGGTGAAAATGACCCCTGCCCACCGCTCGGACCGTTTTGCTGAGCTGGTCTGCAGTAATTCATTAAGGGCCAATAGCTTAACCAATGCGGTAGGTATTTTAAAAGAGGAGATGCGGCACTTAAATTCCTTAATTATCCATTCTGCAGACAACTGCTCTGTTCCGGCTGGGGGTGCTTTGGCTGTGGATCGGGACGAGTTCGCCGGACGTATTACTCGGGCTATTGAAGAACATCCTAACATTACGGTTCACCGGCAAGAGATCACCTCCCTTCCCGAAGGGATCACTGTGGTAGCGACAGGTCCGCTCACATCTGATGCCCTTTCAGCAAAGTTGAGAGATCTTACAGGTGAAGAGTATCTGTACTTCTATGATGCAGCAGCTCCCATTGTGGAAAAAGAGAGCATCAATATGGACAAGGTTTTTATCGCCTCCCGCTATGATAAAGGAGAAGCCGCCTACATCAACTGTCCGATGAGCGAGGAGGAATTTGACCGCTTCTACGAGGCGCTGATTTCGGCTGAATCGGTACCCTTAAAGGAATTTGAGAAAGAGATTTATTTCGAGGGTTGTATGCCCATTGAAGTGATGGCCAAGCGGGGTAAGCAAACAATTTTATTCGGCCCAATGAAACCCGTGGGACTTGTGAATCCGCGAACCGGCAAGCAGCCTTTTGCCGTGGTGCAATTAAGGCAGGACAACAGCGCCGGTACCTTGTATAATATTGTCGGCTTCCAGACCCATCTGAAATGGGGGGATCAAAAGCGGGTCATTCAGCTCATTCCCGGACTGGAGCATGCTGAGATTGTCCGTTATGGGGTGATGCACCGCAACACGTTTATCAATTCACCCAAATTGCTAAAACCCACTTATCAGTATAAAGACAGGGAGACCCTGTTCTTTGCCGGGCAAATGACAGGTGTTGAGGGATATGTTGAGTCTGCCGCCAGCGGACTGGTCGCCGGCATTAATGCCAGCCGGCTGGCTAAAGGGGAGAAGCCCCTTGTCTTTCCCCAGGAAACGGCGATAGGAAGCTTAGCCCATTACATTACCACGGCGGACCCGGCCAATTTTCAGCCGATGAATGCCAATTTCGGTTTGTTCCCTCCACTGCCTAAGAAGGTCAAAAATAAAACAGAGCGCCAGGAGCAGCAGGCTGAACGGGCATTGAGATCAATTCAGAATCTTATACAAAATTGTCACATTTAA